The Xenopus laevis strain J_2021 chromosome 5L, Xenopus_laevis_v10.1, whole genome shotgun sequence genome has a segment encoding these proteins:
- the calhm6.L gene encoding uncharacterized protein LOC100037121 (The RefSeq protein has 1 substitution compared to this genomic sequence) has protein sequence MEYFKTVLNLGVKHQSVIGYGALSLLAAVGENVFSTVLFECPCNSWNYIYGMVFLLVPAVILFFLGHMLNFPLWKHMTGCCNSEKPRHHVCRRWVLFFRVFWQMTFVSALAPLIWIALALLNGTFYVCIVSGLKLEHVCDHKEKCIKELPHIPCPKLITSNLSRAEITQVASFMRAESQILGWTVLGCVLIVVVLSTCIRRCISPVSYLQLKFWKMYIEREQELFDVKCKEHATKLAERNISIFFDHTKVEQFETPKNNDWNQISSAYIFNKKTQFYSMLHRFVEYPDRKKSLISLEGDMVSPAEMPMVDMIDGFES, from the exons ATGGAATACTTTAAAACAGTGCTGAATTTGGGTGTGAAGCATCAGTCTGTAATAGGCTATGGTGCTCTGTCTTTGCTTGCTGCTGTAGGGGAGAATGTATTTTCTACTGTTCTTTTTGAGTGCCCATGCAATAGCTGGAATTACATCTATGGTATGGTTTTCTTACTGGTCCCTGCGGTAATACTATTCTTCCTTGGCCACATGCTGAATTTTCCCTTGTGGAAACACATGACCGGTTGCTGCAACTCTGAAAAACCACGCCACCATGTTTGTCGAAGATGGGTACTTTTCTTTCGGGTGTTTTGGCAAATGACTTTTGTATCGGCTTTAGCTCCTCTGATCTGGATTGCTCTGGCACTGCTGAATGGCACTTTCTATGTCTGTATAGTGTCAGGCCTGAAATTGGAGCATGTATGTGAccacaaagaaaaatgtataaaggaaTTACCCCACATTCCCTGTCCTAAGTTGATCACCTCAAACCTTTCCAGGGCGGAGATAACTCAGGTGGCAAGCTTTATGAGGGCCGAATCACAG ATTCTGGGCTGGACAGTGTTAGGCTGTGTTTTGATTGTAGTGGTGCTTTCTACTTGCATACGTCGATGTATATCCCCTGTCAGCTACCTCCAGCTGAAGTTCTGGAAAATGTATATAGAAAGGGAACAAGAACTGTTCGATGTAAAGTGTAAGGAGCATGCCACTAAACTtgctgagaggaacatcagcatCTTCTTTGATCATACTAAAGTAGAACAATTCGAGACACCAAAAAACAACGACTGGAACCAGGTCTCCTCGGCCTACATCTTTAACAAGAAGACACAGTTTTACAGTATGTTACACCGATTTGTGGAGTATCCAGATAGGAAAAAAAGCTTAATTTCACTAGAAGGTGATATGGTTTCTCCAGCTGAGATGCCCATGGTAGATATGATTGATGGCTTTGAAAGTTAG
- the calhm6.L gene encoding uncharacterized protein LOC100037121 isoform X1 produces the protein MEYFKTVLNLGVKHQSVIGYGALSLLAAVGENVFSTVLFECPCNSWNYIYGMVFLLVPAVILFFLGHMLNFPLWKHMTGCCNSEKPRHHVCRRWVLFFRVFWQMTFVSALAPLIWIALALLNGTFYVCIVSGLKLEHVCDHKEKCIKELPHIPCPKLITSNLSRAEITQVASFMRAESQILGWTVLGCVLIVVVLSTCIRRCISPVSYLQLKFWKMYIEREQELFDVKCKEHATKLAERNISIFFDHTKVEQFETPKNNDWNQVSSAYIFNKKTQFYSMLHRFVEYPDRKKSLISLEGDMVSPAEMPMVDMIDGFES, from the exons ATGGAATACTTTAAAACAGTGCTGAATTTGGGTGTGAAGCATCAGTCTGTAATAGGCTATGGTGCTCTGTCTTTGCTTGCTGCTGTAGGGGAGAATGTATTTTCTACTGTTCTTTTTGAGTGCCCATGCAATAGCTGGAATTACATCTATGGTATGGTTTTCTTACTGGTCCCTGCGGTAATACTATTCTTCCTTGGCCACATGCTGAATTTTCCCTTGTGGAAACACATGACCGGTTGCTGCAACTCTGAAAAACCACGCCACCATGTTTGTCGAAGATGGGTACTTTTCTTTCGGGTGTTTTGGCAAATGACTTTTGTATCGGCTTTAGCTCCTCTGATCTGGATTGCTCTGGCACTGCTGAATGGCACTTTCTATGTCTGTATAGTGTCAGGCCTGAAATTGGAGCATGTATGTGAccacaaagaaaaatgtataaaggaaTTACCCCACATTCCCTGTCCTAAGTTGATCACCTCAAACCTTTCCAGGGCGGAGATAACTCAGGTGGCAAGCTTTATGAGGGCCGAATCACAG ATTCTGGGCTGGACAGTGTTAGGCTGTGTTTTGATTGTAGTGGTGCTTTCTACTTGCATACGTCGATGTATATCCCCTGTCAGCTACCTCCAGCTGAAGTTCTGGAAAATGTATATAGAAAGGGAACAAGAACTGTTCGATGTAAAGTGTAAGGAGCATGCCACTAAACTtgctgagaggaacatcagcatCTTCTTTGATCATACTAAAGTAGAACAATTCGAGACACCAAAAAACAACGACTGGAACCAGGTCTCCTCGGCCTACATCTTTAACAAGAAGACACAGTTTTACAGTATGTTACACCGATTTGTGGAGTATCCAGATAGGAAAAAAAGCTTAATTTCACTAGAAGGTGATATGGTTTCTCCAGCTGAGATGCCCATGGTAGATATGATTGATGGCTTTGAAAGTTAG